A single genomic interval of Spirosoma taeanense harbors:
- a CDS encoding flippase has protein sequence MLLTQQIRNAVRRDRHLVKNFVALGLVQATNFIIPLVNFPYLMRAVGAEKFGVIAYGLTVLNYFIAFTDYGFNLSATRQVAIHRDDRPLLSQLFSAVTVTKLLLFGVTIATMAILCLLVPRFNQDALAYMLGLLFVLGNVLMPVWFFQGMEQMKYITYVNLIAKVALLGLIVLLVQRPADYIYVLGLYGAANILSGLHSFYLIRSRYRLTVYWPGWQAIKTQLKEGWYVFLSNFSIMLTSNLNVLLLGFFVTNTTIGYYSIAEKIVFAMWSLLSLFSQVIYPHVCRLAQDSHARLQQFLRTTFAPLLIGTVLVAIGVYAYADEIIRLVAGTTQAEAAHVLRLMSFVPVLVCLNIPPYQTLLAYNQQKLYVVSFNISAVANLIISPLLIFQFGVLGAALSLMLIQLLITLSLYYTLEAKRPAYSLFKRV, from the coding sequence ATGCTGCTAACGCAACAGATCCGGAACGCCGTCCGGCGGGATCGCCATTTAGTAAAGAATTTTGTCGCCCTGGGGTTGGTCCAGGCCACCAACTTCATTATCCCGCTGGTAAATTTTCCGTATCTAATGCGGGCGGTCGGGGCCGAAAAGTTTGGCGTGATCGCCTACGGCCTGACCGTGCTGAACTATTTTATTGCGTTTACCGACTACGGCTTCAACCTGTCGGCAACCCGGCAGGTAGCCATTCATCGGGACGACCGGCCGCTCTTATCGCAGCTTTTTTCCGCCGTCACCGTTACCAAACTGCTGCTTTTTGGGGTCACCATCGCTACCATGGCCATCTTATGCCTGCTGGTGCCCCGGTTCAATCAGGATGCTCTGGCCTATATGCTGGGGCTTTTGTTTGTACTAGGTAATGTGCTCATGCCAGTCTGGTTTTTTCAGGGCATGGAGCAGATGAAGTATATCACCTACGTAAACCTGATTGCTAAAGTCGCTTTGCTGGGCCTGATTGTTCTGCTGGTGCAGCGGCCCGCCGATTACATTTATGTACTTGGGCTATATGGAGCCGCCAATATTCTGTCGGGTCTCCATAGTTTTTATCTGATTCGATCCCGTTATCGGCTGACGGTTTACTGGCCCGGCTGGCAGGCCATAAAAACTCAGTTGAAGGAAGGCTGGTATGTATTCCTGTCGAACTTTTCGATCATGCTCACGTCTAATCTGAACGTGCTGCTCCTGGGTTTCTTCGTAACCAACACGACCATCGGTTACTACAGCATCGCTGAAAAAATCGTATTTGCCATGTGGTCGCTGTTGTCGCTGTTTTCGCAGGTCATCTACCCGCACGTCTGTCGGCTGGCGCAGGATTCACACGCGCGTCTGCAGCAATTCCTGCGAACAACATTTGCTCCGCTGTTGATAGGGACTGTCCTGGTGGCGATCGGCGTGTATGCATATGCCGATGAAATTATCCGCCTTGTAGCCGGCACGACGCAGGCCGAAGCCGCCCATGTTCTGCGGCTGATGAGCTTTGTGCCGGTACTGGTCTGTTTGAATATTCCACCCTATCAGACGTTGCTGGCCTATAATCAGCAGAAGCTTTACGTAGTTTCGTTCAATATTTCGGCCGTTGCCAACCTGATCATCAGCCCACTGCTTATTTTCCAGTTTGGTGTACTGGGAGCGGCTCTGAGCCTGATGCTGATTCAGTTGCTGATTACGCTCTCCCTGTATTATACGCTTGAAGCAAAGCGTCCAGCCTACTCGCTTTTCAAACGTGTCTGA